The DNA window aataaaattaaaaaaaatccaaaatcacAAAAATGTAATTTGTCTTTAATGGTGTAAATGAGACACTAGTGCTTGTAAGTTACTAAAATTCGACTTGAGAAAAATTCGAACTCGATTTAGCATTTATTGAGCAGAGCTTGAGCTCTCGATTGAGCCAAATTCGAGTTTAGTAATATTTGGCTTGAACAACTTGTAAGCCTTAtaaagtttttcatatttttagattattaaattacgttattgccctaaatatatattattaaccctaaGCTTAATTATTGAGTCAAGCTCGAGTTTAAGCTTGAGTACAAAATTTGGTAAACAAGCTTAATTGGGCTCGATTATATCTCAAGTTTAAAAATAGATGTTCGAGTCGAGTATCGAGCTCCAAATTTATAGTTAATCTTAAGCTCAAACTTGATAGTATTTGAGCTGAGCTCGCTCGATTACACTATTAGTTTGTCCCTTGAACTTGTTCAAAAATAGCTTATTGGTACCTGAACTTGTATTTTGTTACTTAGATTGATACCTCTGCATTAACACTGTTAGTTTGTACTGACGTGATATTGATGGCCAATTTTATAGTGACACATGGCAAATTCTCTATATGACACGTGGTAGGCATGAATGTAAaagctttaaaaatatatataaattaaatttcaaaactataatttttggtaaaatttaggTACCAACTAAGTACTTTTGAACAAGTTTAGAGGACAAACTACAAGTTAACagttaaaaaattaactttgttAACAAAATTGGGAAATATGTGTGAGTGAataaaatttaagtaccaaataggtaaaataaaaaatcagTTACCAACTAAATATTTTTGaacaaattaaatgactaaaCTATATATCAACCCTAAGATAAAAGTTAGGAAAtgggtttttattattattataaataatcattttaatataatatttttaatgataacatttttatttttatttcacaattatcATTGTGATTGAATCTATATGCATatgtaattattaaatttaattttaccatCTTATCGTTagaataactttcaatatttctGAAGTTAATCTCACTGTCCATCCAAAAAGTACAACACATTACGATAGCTAAAGATTTATTAATATTATCttgttaatttttaagaaataatttttttgatttctaTCAGAGTGGGCCCAATAACTAACATTCGTATTTTGTAGATCGATTAAGAGAATAGATACTGACCACGAATTTTAAAGCTGTTCCATACTCGAGAGTTGAACCCTCAACCACACTTGTTAAGGTAATTGAGaaagaaataattaattgaatatgcaatgtaaatattaaaagaaagtattgaatgataaattattttaattttacagatatttatgatttaaaatcagaattttatataatttatatttattatcatttttctaacagtttacataaattattaatttttatttttgagattattaaatacattatacatagatatatataaaaaaataacaaatataaatcaaaacaaaatccTTTATTATTGGCCTCATAAACATTCtcaattcaaatttcatattcttGAAAAACTCTAAGCGAATGCAAGACAACtgaaaaacaaacataaaatagcaaataaaattattaaaacgaAAAGCCTTCTTATATAATCTTGAAAATCTTTATGAGCAGCTGCGAAATAATCTGCAAAATCTTGATAAGCATCTTCGAAATAATCTTCAAAATCCTCGTGAGCATCTTCGAAATAATCACCACCCCGCATTCCACCATATCCATGACCTCGAAAAGGTGGCTGTTGGTATCCATATGGCGGATATCCACTGCCAGGCGGCGGAGGGAAAGGATAATCTCCCATCGTAGGGTACCAGAAGCTCCACCCTGGATTACCATTTGCATGCGGTGGGTACATTGGCAGATACCCCATTGCAGCCATCTGATACATCATCGGAAGTGGTGGATACATCATAGTTGGCGGTTTCCTCCTATTTTTCCCAAAGTTCTTGGCGCCATCCGCCGTAAACGGAGGTGGCGGAACAACCTTGTTACACTTTTCACTGAACTTGTATTTGAAATTCAACATACCTTTAGTAATTCCATACAAAGAGATCGGTACGGCGGAGATTACGTTTCGATGGTCAATATAAAGCAGTTCCTTGACGGAGACATTAACCGTACCGATTTCTATGACTCCGAGCTCACAATCGGATTTAAGGCAGAATGCGACGGTGAGGAGGTCCCGCCGGACGGCGGCTTCATCGAAGTTGAATTTCACGGTGTGATTCCATTGGCGGTTTGAACCACGGCCTTCGCCGATTGGGGTCCTTTGCCTTGAAGGGTGATCGCCGTCGATTGAAACGACGGCGTAAACGGCCATAGTGCTCGAAAGATCGTCGACTTTGAGATCGTGGACGGAGATAACATCGATTTCTAAATGC is part of the Gossypium hirsutum isolate 1008001.06 chromosome D11, Gossypium_hirsutum_v2.1, whole genome shotgun sequence genome and encodes:
- the LOC107930908 gene encoding protein SRC2 homolog — encoded protein: MECGHLEIDVISVHDLKVDDLSSTMAVYAVVSIDGDHPSRQRTPIGEGRGSNRQWNHTVKFNFDEAAVRRDLLTVAFCLKSDCELGVIEIGTVNVSVKELLYIDHRNVISAVPISLYGITKGMLNFKYKFSEKCNKVVPPPPFTADGAKNFGKNRRKPPTMMYPPLPMMYQMAAMGYLPMYPPHANGNPGWSFWYPTMGDYPFPPPPGSGYPPYGYQQPPFRGHGYGGMRGGDYFEDAHEDFEDYFEDAYQDFADYFAAAHKDFQDYIRRLFVLIILFAILCLFFSCLAFA